A genomic region of Catalinimonas niigatensis contains the following coding sequences:
- a CDS encoding universal stress protein — MEKILVPTDLSDHSELALMYAIDLGLKDKAQIILFNEVLKEEELDQANDGLQKEISEIKTQHSQGAELNIEHKSDKGSVLEGINKMLKEDKYDLISMVTHDDVDSTIGSISSKIVQKGKAPSLLVPENNTYKKIENILVVNDFTDARTDEPAFKHLNTLIQKIGAKTLVLQATAQDNKAKSAEDISSVMGEVKAEQNEKISFDTYQDFISKIKGYVNKHNINMIFLPSSQAIFEKIFVGNFSRKLSLEIKIPVYIYF; from the coding sequence ATGGAAAAGATTTTAGTGCCCACCGACCTATCGGACCACTCAGAGCTAGCCCTTATGTATGCTATTGATTTAGGGCTAAAAGATAAAGCGCAGATCATCTTGTTCAATGAAGTACTCAAAGAAGAAGAGTTAGATCAAGCCAATGATGGACTACAGAAAGAGATCAGTGAAATCAAAACACAGCATAGTCAGGGTGCAGAGCTTAACATTGAACATAAATCAGACAAAGGCTCTGTACTGGAAGGGATTAATAAGATGCTTAAAGAAGATAAATATGACCTGATCAGTATGGTCACGCATGATGATGTAGACAGTACTATTGGCAGTATCTCTAGTAAGATTGTACAAAAAGGAAAAGCGCCTTCTCTACTTGTTCCGGAGAATAATACCTACAAAAAAATAGAGAATATCCTGGTGGTCAATGACTTTACGGATGCCCGTACTGATGAGCCTGCTTTCAAACATTTAAATACTCTGATACAAAAAATCGGCGCGAAAACACTTGTACTACAGGCAACTGCTCAAGATAACAAGGCTAAATCCGCTGAGGACATCTCTTCCGTTATGGGCGAGGTAAAAGCTGAGCAAAATGAAAAGATTAGTTTTGATACTTACCAGGATTTTATCAGCAAAATAAAGGGGTATGTAAATAAGCATAACATTAACATGATTTTCCTGCCTAGTTCGCAAGCTATCTTTGAAAAGATTTTTGTAGGTAATTTCTCTCGTAAACTTTCTCTGGAAATCAAAATACCAGTTTACATATATTTTTGA